In a genomic window of [Empedobacter] haloabium:
- the mfd gene encoding transcription-repair coupling factor, translating into MPFDLNKALPKPGNRFVLPALYGSADAWALAQAALALKGRGQMLAVIVAQASDGQRLLDEIPWFAAGLRCHLLPDWETLPYDAFSPHQDLVSERLATLHEIRSGQCDVMIVPATTALVRMAPPSFLAAYTFFFKQGESLDEAALKSQLTLAGYSHVTQVMSPGEYSVRGGLIDLFPMGSALPYRLDLFGDTIESIRTFDADTQRSLYPVKEVRLLPGREFPMDEAARTTFRSRWRETFEGDPSRAVVYKDISSGIASAGIEYYLPLFFEETATLFDYLPEGAALALVGDIDGAIRRFWADTESRYKFLKSDRERPLLPPESIFLRDEAFFTCAKRHARVAIGRDADGAPSELSAPIPNVAVNRHLDDPLINLRAYLLQPGRRVMMCADSNGRRETLQQYFAEFGLQPALVEGYEGFLASDAPFALGVAPLQQGFELALDAPLAFITETELYAGSGRRVGKKKQEAVTQVESMVRDLSELKIGDPVVHINHGIGRYMGLVSMDLGEGETEFLHLEYAKDTKLYVPVSQLHVISRYSGGAPEDAPLHALGSGQWEKAKKKAADQVRDTAAELLNLYARRAARQGHAFEYSSHDYERFAESFGFDETPDQAAAIMNVIKDMTSGKPMDRLVCGDVGFGKTEVALRAAFIAVMGGKQVAILAPTTLLAEQHAQTFADRFADWPVKIAEMSRFRTGKEIANAIKGMADGTLDIVIGTHKLLSEDVKFTRLGLVIIDEEHRFGVRQKEALKSLRAEVDVLTLTATPIPRTLGMALEGLRDFSVIATAPQKRLAIKTFVRSEGESIIREAVLRELKRGGQVYFLHNEVETIQNRLAQLTELLPEARIAVAHGQMHERDLEKVMRDFVAQRYNILLCTTIIETGIDVPTANTIIMHRADKFGLAQLHQLRGRVGRSHHQAYAYLLVNDVQSLSKQAQRRLDAIQQMEELGSGFYLAMHDLEIRGAGEVLGESQSGEMLEVGFQLYTDMLNEAVRSLKAGKEPDLAAPLSTTTEINLHVPALLPADFCGDVHERLSIYKRLANCETQDAIDGLQEELIDRFGKLPDPAKALVETHRLRIAAKTVGIVKIDAHGEAANLQFMPKPPIDPMRIITLIQKNRHIKLNGQDKLKITASMPDLPARVAQIKTAIRQLTA; encoded by the coding sequence ATGCCTTTCGACCTGAACAAAGCCCTTCCCAAGCCCGGTAACCGCTTCGTGCTGCCGGCATTGTATGGTTCCGCCGACGCTTGGGCGCTGGCCCAGGCCGCGCTGGCGCTGAAAGGCCGGGGCCAGATGCTGGCCGTGATCGTGGCCCAGGCCAGCGACGGCCAGCGCCTGCTGGACGAGATCCCCTGGTTCGCGGCCGGCCTGCGCTGCCACCTGCTGCCGGACTGGGAAACGCTGCCGTACGACGCGTTCTCGCCGCACCAGGACCTGGTGTCCGAACGCCTGGCCACGCTCCACGAGATCCGCAGCGGCCAGTGCGACGTGATGATCGTGCCCGCCACCACGGCACTGGTGCGCATGGCGCCGCCGTCCTTCCTGGCCGCCTACACCTTCTTCTTCAAGCAGGGCGAGTCGCTCGACGAGGCGGCGCTGAAGTCGCAGCTGACCCTGGCCGGCTACTCGCACGTGACCCAGGTGATGTCGCCCGGCGAATACTCGGTGCGGGGCGGCCTGATCGACCTGTTCCCGATGGGCTCCGCGCTGCCGTACCGGCTCGACCTGTTCGGCGACACGATCGAGTCGATCCGCACCTTCGACGCCGACACCCAGCGCTCGCTCTACCCGGTCAAGGAAGTGCGCCTGCTGCCAGGGCGCGAGTTCCCGATGGACGAGGCGGCGCGCACCACCTTCCGCAGCCGCTGGCGCGAGACGTTCGAGGGCGATCCGTCGCGCGCCGTGGTCTACAAGGACATCAGCAGCGGCATCGCGTCGGCCGGCATCGAGTACTACCTGCCGCTGTTCTTCGAAGAGACGGCCACGCTGTTCGACTACCTGCCGGAAGGCGCCGCCCTGGCGCTGGTGGGCGACATCGACGGCGCCATCCGCCGCTTCTGGGCCGATACCGAGTCGCGCTACAAGTTCCTGAAGTCGGACCGCGAGCGCCCGCTGCTGCCGCCGGAATCGATCTTCCTGCGCGACGAGGCGTTCTTCACCTGCGCCAAGCGCCATGCCCGCGTGGCCATCGGGCGCGACGCCGACGGCGCGCCCTCCGAGCTGTCCGCGCCGATCCCCAACGTGGCCGTCAACCGCCACCTGGACGATCCTTTGATCAACCTGCGCGCCTACCTGCTGCAGCCGGGCCGGCGCGTCATGATGTGCGCGGACTCGAACGGCCGGCGCGAGACCTTGCAGCAATACTTCGCCGAGTTCGGCCTGCAGCCGGCGCTGGTCGAAGGCTACGAGGGCTTCCTCGCGTCCGATGCGCCCTTCGCCCTGGGCGTGGCGCCACTGCAGCAGGGCTTCGAGCTGGCGCTGGACGCGCCGCTGGCGTTCATCACGGAGACGGAGCTGTACGCCGGCTCCGGGCGCCGGGTCGGCAAGAAGAAGCAGGAGGCCGTGACGCAGGTCGAGTCGATGGTGCGCGACCTGTCCGAGCTGAAGATCGGCGACCCGGTCGTGCACATCAACCATGGCATCGGCCGCTACATGGGCCTGGTCAGCATGGACCTGGGCGAAGGCGAGACCGAATTCCTGCACCTGGAATACGCCAAGGACACCAAGCTGTACGTGCCGGTCTCGCAGCTGCACGTGATCTCGCGCTACTCCGGCGGCGCGCCCGAGGATGCGCCGCTGCACGCGCTGGGCTCGGGCCAGTGGGAAAAGGCCAAGAAGAAGGCTGCCGACCAGGTGCGCGACACGGCGGCCGAGCTGCTCAACCTGTACGCGCGCCGCGCCGCGCGCCAGGGCCACGCGTTCGAATATTCGTCGCACGACTACGAGCGCTTCGCCGAGAGCTTCGGCTTCGACGAGACGCCGGACCAGGCCGCGGCCATCATGAACGTCATCAAGGACATGACCTCGGGTAAGCCGATGGACCGGCTGGTGTGCGGCGACGTCGGCTTCGGCAAGACCGAAGTGGCGCTGCGCGCCGCCTTCATCGCCGTCATGGGCGGCAAGCAGGTCGCCATCCTCGCCCCCACCACCCTGCTGGCCGAGCAGCACGCGCAGACCTTCGCCGACCGCTTCGCCGACTGGCCCGTGAAGATCGCCGAGATGTCGCGCTTTCGCACCGGCAAGGAGATCGCCAACGCCATCAAGGGCATGGCGGACGGCACGCTGGACATCGTCATCGGCACGCATAAACTGCTGTCGGAGGACGTCAAGTTCACCCGCCTGGGGCTCGTCATCATCGACGAGGAGCACCGCTTCGGCGTGCGCCAGAAGGAGGCGCTGAAATCGCTGCGCGCCGAGGTGGACGTGCTGACCTTGACGGCCACGCCGATCCCGCGCACGCTGGGCATGGCGCTGGAAGGCCTGCGCGACTTCTCCGTCATCGCCACCGCGCCGCAAAAGCGCCTGGCGATCAAGACCTTCGTGCGCAGCGAAGGGGAATCGATCATCCGCGAGGCCGTCCTGCGCGAACTCAAACGCGGCGGCCAGGTGTACTTCCTGCACAACGAGGTCGAGACCATCCAGAACCGCCTGGCCCAGCTGACCGAACTGCTGCCGGAGGCGCGCATCGCCGTGGCGCACGGCCAGATGCACGAGCGCGACCTGGAAAAGGTGATGCGCGACTTCGTGGCGCAGCGCTACAACATCCTGCTGTGCACCACGATCATCGAGACCGGCATCGACGTGCCGACGGCGAACACGATCATCATGCACCGGGCCGACAAATTCGGCCTGGCCCAGCTGCACCAGCTGCGCGGCCGCGTGGGCCGTTCGCACCACCAGGCCTATGCCTACCTGCTCGTCAACGACGTGCAGAGCCTGTCGAAACAGGCGCAGCGCCGGCTCGACGCGATCCAGCAGATGGAGGAACTGGGCAGCGGCTTCTACCTGGCCATGCACGACCTGGAGATCCGCGGCGCCGGCGAGGTGCTGGGCGAGAGCCAGTCCGGCGAGATGCTGGAAGTCGGCTTCCAGCTGTATACCGACATGCTGAACGAGGCGGTTCGCTCGCTCAAGGCCGGCAAGGAGCCCGACCTGGCGGCGCCACTGTCGACCACGACGGAGATCAACCTGCACGTGCCGGCGCTGCTGCCGGCCGACTTCTGCGGCGATGTGCACGAGCGCCTGTCGATCTACAAGCGCCTGGCCAACTGCGAGACGCAGGACGCCATCGACGGCCTGCAGGAAGAGCTGATCGACCGCTTCGGCAAGCTGCCCGACCCGGCCAAGGCGCTGGTCGAGACGCACCGGCTGCGCATCGCCGCGAAGACCGTGGGAATTGTTAAAATCGACGCGCATGGCGAAGCAGCCAACCTGCAGTTCATGCCGAAGCCGCCCATCGACCCGATGCGCATCATCACCCTGATCCAGAAGAACCGCCACATCAAGCTCAATGGCCAGGACAAACTGAAGATCACCGCCAGCATGCCGGACCTGCCGGCGCGCGTGGCGCAGATCAAGACCGCGATCAGACAGCTGACCGCCTGA